A region of Streptomyces deccanensis DNA encodes the following proteins:
- a CDS encoding LON peptidase substrate-binding domain-containing protein, which yields MTTVRLPLFPLNSVLYPGLVLPLNIFEERYRAMMRELLKTPEDQPRRFAVVAIRDGHEVAPSAPGMPDPTALPDRGPTAGFGEEPTKAFHSVGCIADAATIRERDNGTYEVLATGTTRVRLRSVDTTGPFLVADLEELPEEPGDEAGALAEGVLRAFRQYQKRLAGARERSLSTGADLPDEPAVVSYLVAAAMMLDTPAKQRLLQAPDTASRLRDELKLLRAESAIIRSLPSLPASELTRGPTSLN from the coding sequence GTGACCACCGTCCGGCTGCCGCTCTTCCCCCTGAACTCGGTGTTGTACCCGGGGCTCGTGCTTCCTCTGAACATCTTCGAGGAGCGCTATCGCGCCATGATGCGCGAGTTGCTGAAGACCCCCGAGGACCAACCCCGCCGCTTCGCCGTGGTCGCCATCCGCGACGGCCACGAGGTCGCGCCGAGCGCCCCCGGCATGCCGGATCCGACCGCGCTGCCCGACCGGGGTCCCACGGCGGGCTTCGGCGAGGAACCGACGAAGGCGTTCCACTCCGTGGGCTGCATCGCGGACGCGGCCACCATCCGGGAGCGCGACAACGGCACGTACGAGGTCCTCGCGACGGGTACCACCCGCGTGCGCCTGCGCTCGGTGGACACCACGGGTCCGTTCCTGGTGGCGGACCTGGAGGAGCTGCCGGAGGAGCCGGGCGACGAGGCGGGCGCGCTCGCCGAGGGTGTCCTGCGGGCGTTCCGCCAGTACCAGAAGCGGCTCGCGGGCGCCCGGGAGCGCTCGCTGTCGACGGGTGCGGACCTGCCCGACGAGCCGGCCGTCGTCTCGTACCTGGTCGCGGCGGCGATGATGCTCGACACGCCCGCCAAGCAGCGGCTCCTCCAGGCCCCCGACACGGCGTCCCGGCTGCGTGACGAGCTGAAACTCCTGCGCGCCGAGTCCGCGATCATCCGTAGTCTGCCGTCGTTGCCCGCGTCGGAGCTGACGCGGGGACCGACGAGCCTCAACTGA
- the priA gene encoding bifunctional 1-(5-phosphoribosyl)-5-((5-phosphoribosylamino)methylideneamino)imidazole-4-carboxamide isomerase/phosphoribosylanthranilate isomerase PriA yields MAKLELLPAVDVRDGQAVRLVHGESGTETSYGSPLQAALAWQSAGAEWLHLVDLDAAFGTGDNRDLVAEVTRAMDIKVELSGGIRDDASLAKALATGCTRVNLGTAALESPEWVAKVIAEHGDRIAVGLDVRGTTLKGRGWTSEGGDLYEALERLDKEGCARYVVTDIAKDGTLQGPNLELLRNVCAATDRPVVASGGVSSLDDLRAIAELVPLGVEGSIVGKALYAKAFTLEEALEAVSS; encoded by the coding sequence ATGGCAAAGCTCGAACTCCTCCCCGCCGTCGACGTCCGTGACGGCCAGGCGGTCCGGCTCGTCCACGGCGAGTCCGGCACGGAGACCTCCTACGGCTCCCCGCTCCAGGCCGCGCTCGCCTGGCAGAGCGCGGGCGCCGAGTGGCTGCACCTGGTCGACCTGGACGCCGCGTTCGGCACCGGCGACAACCGGGACCTGGTCGCCGAGGTCACCCGGGCCATGGACATCAAGGTCGAGCTGTCCGGCGGCATCCGGGACGACGCCTCCCTGGCGAAGGCCCTGGCCACCGGCTGCACCCGGGTCAACCTCGGCACCGCCGCCCTGGAGAGCCCCGAGTGGGTCGCCAAGGTCATCGCCGAGCACGGCGACCGGATCGCCGTCGGCCTCGACGTACGCGGCACGACCCTGAAGGGCCGCGGCTGGACCAGCGAGGGCGGCGACCTCTACGAGGCGCTGGAGCGCCTCGACAAGGAGGGCTGCGCGCGGTACGTGGTCACGGACATCGCCAAGGACGGCACCCTCCAGGGCCCGAACCTGGAGCTGCTGAGGAACGTCTGCGCGGCCACCGACCGCCCGGTCGTCGCCTCCGGCGGCGTCTCCTCCCTCGACGACCTGCGGGCCATCGCCGAGCTGGTGCCTCTCGGTGTCGAGGGCTCCATCGTCGGGAAGGCGCTGTACGCGAAGGCGTTCACCCTGGAAGAGGCCCTGGAGGCTGTGTCGTCATGA
- the hisF gene encoding imidazole glycerol phosphate synthase subunit HisF: MTLAVRVIPCLDVDNGRVVKGVNFQNLRDAGDPVEMAKVYDAEGADELTFLDITASSGNRETTYDVVRRTAEQVFIPLTVGGGVRTAEDVDKLLRAGADKVGVNTAAIARPDLIREIAERFGRQVLVLSVDARRTGSGSFEVTTHGGRKGTGIDAVEWAHRAAELGAGEILLNSMDADGTKDGYDLEMITAVRKHVTVPVIASGGAGKLADFAPAIEAGADAVLAASVFHFGDLRIGQVKDALRGAGHPVR, translated from the coding sequence ATGACCCTGGCGGTCCGAGTCATCCCCTGCCTGGACGTGGACAACGGCCGGGTCGTCAAGGGTGTCAACTTCCAGAACCTGCGCGACGCGGGCGATCCCGTCGAGATGGCGAAGGTGTACGACGCCGAAGGCGCCGACGAGCTGACGTTCCTGGACATCACCGCCTCGTCGGGCAACCGCGAGACCACCTACGACGTGGTGCGCCGCACCGCCGAGCAGGTCTTCATCCCGCTGACCGTCGGCGGCGGCGTCCGTACCGCCGAGGACGTCGACAAGCTGCTGCGGGCCGGCGCCGACAAGGTCGGCGTCAACACGGCGGCGATCGCCCGCCCCGACCTGATCCGCGAGATCGCCGAGCGCTTCGGCCGCCAGGTGCTGGTCCTGTCGGTCGACGCCCGCCGCACCGGGTCGGGCTCCTTCGAGGTCACCACCCACGGCGGCCGCAAGGGCACCGGCATCGACGCCGTCGAGTGGGCCCACCGCGCCGCCGAACTGGGCGCCGGCGAGATCCTGCTCAACTCGATGGACGCCGACGGCACCAAGGACGGCTACGACCTGGAGATGATCACCGCCGTCCGCAAGCACGTGACCGTCCCGGTCATCGCCTCCGGCGGCGCCGGCAAGCTCGCCGACTTCGCCCCGGCCATCGAGGCGGGCGCCGACGCCGTCCTCGCCGCCTCCGTCTTCCACTTCGGCGACCTGCGCATCGGCCAGGTCAAGGACGCGCTGCGGGGGGCCGGTCACCCCGTCCGGTGA
- a CDS encoding oxidoreductase, which produces MSEGPGIRDDGDLPEDLTAAEAGMWQAFRNGSVYDLRDGDVAVDDPHGGHPWGPERSVRARIVAWLLLDGPPALAGRVSALKLVGVQIMGVLELAGGQVVPYVEMKGCRFEKEILLPEARFTTVRLVDCSVPRLEAARLHTEGDLHLPRCRFHNGVRLADAQIGTDLLLNQAVVYRDRHGRSLSADGLTVAQDVQAEMLESHGELSLRGATVGASLSLRGSRLANPYGRLALNAPQLTVERTLYLTPAGLGNPLHTSGSTPARGTRVQRFECQGGIRLDDGRFGDSVDLERARFTFTDEQELSLRRVQVPELRFLGEKPERGKVVLSGARVGVLIDKSESWPGPGNLHMGGFQYETLVPRGQFPLAERLEWVAAATAEYSPEPYERLATVLRAGGDDEGAREVLLAKQRHRRENLPLAAKLWGYAQDWTVAYGYRPGRAAVWMAVLWALTSYAFSHAEHPPMKSGEHPDWNASLFALDLLLPVIDLGQVGYWQLENSWQWLAAVVIILGWILATTVAAGATRLLSRN; this is translated from the coding sequence GTGAGCGAGGGGCCCGGCATCCGGGACGACGGGGACCTGCCGGAGGACCTGACCGCCGCGGAAGCGGGCATGTGGCAGGCCTTCCGCAACGGCAGCGTGTACGACCTGCGGGACGGGGACGTCGCCGTGGACGATCCGCACGGCGGCCACCCCTGGGGTCCCGAGCGGTCGGTGCGGGCCCGGATCGTGGCCTGGCTGCTGTTGGACGGCCCGCCCGCGCTGGCGGGCCGGGTGTCCGCGCTGAAGCTGGTCGGCGTCCAGATCATGGGCGTGCTGGAGCTCGCGGGCGGCCAGGTGGTGCCGTACGTGGAGATGAAGGGCTGCCGGTTCGAGAAGGAGATCCTGCTGCCGGAGGCCCGGTTCACGACCGTCCGGCTGGTGGACTGCTCGGTGCCCCGGCTGGAGGCCGCCCGGCTGCACACGGAGGGCGATCTGCATCTGCCGCGCTGCCGCTTCCACAACGGGGTGCGGCTGGCGGACGCCCAGATCGGCACCGATCTGCTGCTCAACCAGGCGGTCGTCTACCGCGACCGGCACGGCCGCTCGCTCTCCGCCGACGGGCTGACCGTCGCCCAGGACGTCCAGGCCGAGATGCTGGAGTCGCACGGCGAGCTGAGCCTGCGCGGCGCGACGGTCGGCGCCTCGCTCAGCCTGCGCGGCAGCCGGCTCGCCAACCCCTACGGCCGCCTCGCCCTGAACGCGCCGCAGCTGACCGTCGAGCGCACCCTGTATCTGACCCCGGCCGGCCTCGGCAATCCGCTGCACACCAGCGGCAGCACGCCCGCGCGCGGGACCCGGGTGCAGCGCTTCGAGTGCCAGGGCGGAATCAGGCTGGACGACGGGCGGTTCGGGGACTCCGTCGACCTGGAGCGGGCCCGGTTCACCTTCACGGACGAACAGGAACTGTCGCTGCGCCGCGTTCAGGTGCCCGAGCTGCGCTTCCTCGGGGAGAAGCCCGAGCGCGGCAAGGTCGTCCTGTCCGGGGCCCGTGTCGGCGTCCTGATCGACAAGTCGGAGAGCTGGCCCGGCCCGGGCAACCTCCACATGGGCGGCTTCCAGTACGAGACCCTCGTACCGCGCGGCCAGTTCCCGCTGGCCGAACGGCTGGAGTGGGTGGCGGCGGCGACCGCCGAGTACAGCCCGGAGCCGTACGAGCGACTGGCGACCGTGCTGCGGGCCGGCGGAGACGACGAGGGCGCCCGCGAGGTGCTCCTCGCCAAGCAGCGCCACCGGCGGGAGAACCTGCCGCTCGCGGCCAAGCTCTGGGGGTACGCGCAGGACTGGACGGTCGCCTACGGGTACCGGCCGGGCCGGGCGGCGGTGTGGATGGCGGTGCTGTGGGCGCTCACCTCGTACGCCTTCTCGCACGCCGAGCATCCGCCGATGAAGAGCGGCGAACACCCGGACTGGAACGCGTCCCTGTTCGCCCTTGACCTGCTGCTGCCGGTCATCGACCTCGGCCAGGTCGGCTACTGGCAGCTGGAGAACAGCTGGCAGTGGCTGGCGGCGGTGGTCATCATCCTGGGGTGGATCCTGGCGACGACGGTGGCGGCGGGCGCCACCCGCCTGCTGAGCAGGAACTGA
- a CDS encoding RidA family protein, which yields MTSDAVRRVQSGSPWEESFGFARAVAAGDRVLVAGTTAFKGDVLHGEGDPYEQAKVAFTSAVEALGEFGLGAASVIRTRMYLTHMRDVEAVGRAHKEIFDPVRPAATLLVVEGFVDPRILVEVEIEAFRG from the coding sequence ATGACGTCCGATGCCGTGCGGCGGGTGCAGAGCGGGAGTCCCTGGGAGGAGTCCTTCGGTTTCGCGCGCGCCGTCGCGGCGGGCGACCGCGTCCTGGTGGCCGGCACCACGGCCTTCAAGGGCGACGTGCTCCACGGGGAGGGCGACCCCTACGAGCAGGCCAAGGTGGCCTTCACCAGCGCGGTCGAGGCGCTCGGCGAGTTCGGGCTCGGCGCCGCGTCCGTCATCCGCACCCGGATGTACCTGACGCACATGCGGGACGTGGAGGCCGTGGGGCGGGCCCACAAGGAGATCTTCGACCCGGTGCGTCCGGCCGCGACCCTGCTGGTCGTGGAGGGTTTCGTCGACCCGCGCATCCTGGTCGAAGTGGAGATCGAAGCATTCCGGGGCTAG
- a CDS encoding anthranilate synthase component I, giving the protein MDLETFRKLATDRRVIPVSRKLLADGDTPVGLYRKLAAERPGTFLLESAENGRSWSRYSFVGVRSHATLTARDGQAHWLGTPPVGVPVDGDPLAALRATIEALHTPHQEGMPPFTGGMVGYLGYDIVRRLEKIGPGERDDLQLPELTMLLTSDLAVMDHWEGSVLLIANAINHNDLDTGVDEAHADAIARLDAMEADLARPVAQPPAALPPSELPEYTALWGGPDFQEAVEDIKERIRAGEAFQVVPSQRFETPCTASALDVYRVLRATNPSPYMYLFRFDGFDVVGSSPEALVKVEDGQAMVHPIAGTRHRGATPQEDQALADELLADPKERAEHLMLVDLGRNDLGRVCEPGSVEVVDFMSVERYSHVMHIVSTVTGRVAPGRTAFDVLTACFPAGTLSGAPKPRAMQIIDELEPSRRGLYGGCVGYLDFAGDSDTAIAIRTALLRDGTAYVQAGAGIVADSDPVAEDTECRNKAAAVLRAVHTANRLGQ; this is encoded by the coding sequence ATGGACCTCGAGACGTTCCGCAAGCTGGCCACCGACCGTCGGGTCATCCCCGTCAGCCGCAAGCTCCTCGCCGACGGCGACACCCCCGTCGGGCTCTACCGCAAGCTCGCCGCCGAGCGCCCCGGCACCTTCCTGCTGGAGTCCGCGGAGAACGGCCGTTCGTGGTCTCGCTACTCCTTCGTGGGCGTCCGCAGCCACGCCACCCTCACCGCCCGCGACGGCCAGGCCCACTGGCTCGGCACCCCGCCCGTCGGCGTCCCCGTCGACGGCGACCCCCTCGCCGCCCTGCGCGCCACCATCGAGGCGCTCCACACCCCCCACCAGGAGGGCATGCCGCCCTTCACCGGCGGCATGGTCGGCTACCTCGGCTACGACATCGTGCGCCGCCTGGAGAAGATCGGCCCGGGCGAGCGGGACGACCTGCAGCTCCCCGAGCTGACCATGCTGCTGACCAGCGACCTCGCGGTCATGGACCACTGGGAGGGCTCGGTCCTGCTGATCGCCAACGCCATCAACCACAACGACCTGGACACCGGCGTCGACGAGGCCCACGCCGACGCGATCGCCCGCCTCGACGCCATGGAGGCCGACCTCGCCCGGCCCGTGGCCCAGCCCCCGGCGGCCCTCCCGCCGTCCGAGCTGCCCGAGTACACCGCGCTGTGGGGCGGCCCCGACTTCCAGGAGGCCGTCGAGGACATCAAGGAGCGCATCCGGGCCGGCGAGGCCTTCCAGGTCGTCCCCTCCCAGCGCTTCGAAACCCCGTGCACGGCAAGCGCGTTGGACGTCTACCGCGTCCTGAGGGCCACCAACCCCTCCCCGTACATGTACCTGTTCCGCTTCGACGGCTTCGACGTCGTCGGCTCCTCCCCCGAGGCCCTGGTCAAGGTCGAGGACGGACAGGCCATGGTCCACCCCATCGCCGGCACCCGGCACCGGGGCGCCACCCCGCAGGAGGACCAGGCCCTCGCCGACGAACTGCTCGCCGACCCCAAGGAGCGCGCCGAGCACCTGATGCTCGTCGACCTCGGGCGCAACGACCTGGGCCGGGTCTGCGAACCGGGCTCGGTCGAGGTCGTCGACTTCATGTCCGTCGAGCGGTACTCGCACGTCATGCACATCGTCTCCACCGTCACCGGCCGGGTCGCGCCGGGCCGCACCGCCTTCGACGTCCTCACCGCCTGCTTCCCCGCCGGCACCCTCTCCGGCGCCCCCAAGCCGCGGGCCATGCAGATCATCGACGAACTGGAGCCCTCCCGCCGGGGCCTGTACGGCGGCTGCGTCGGCTACCTCGACTTCGCCGGGGACTCCGACACCGCCATCGCCATCCGCACGGCCCTCCTCCGGGACGGCACGGCCTACGTCCAGGCCGGCGCCGGCATCGTCGCCGACTCCGACCCCGTCGCCGAGGACACCGAATGCCGCAACAAGGCGGCAGCGGTCCTGAGGGCGGTGCACACGGCCAATCGATTGGGGCAGTAG
- a CDS encoding TIGR03085 family metal-binding protein has product MSTHAKRERLLFADLLETAGPEAPTLCEGWTTRDLAAHVVVRERRPDAAGGILIKQLASRLDRVMEEFAAKPYEELIQLVRTGPPRFSPFSLKQIDEASNTIEFYVHAEDIRRAQPEWTPRELDHVFQDALWSRLERTSRLMGRGSPTGLVLRRPDGRTAVAHRGTPVVTVTGEPSELLLFLYGRQQVAEVELDGEKDAIAKLHETKQLGI; this is encoded by the coding sequence ATGTCGACCCATGCCAAGCGTGAACGGCTTCTCTTCGCCGACCTGTTGGAGACCGCGGGCCCCGAGGCCCCCACCCTGTGCGAGGGCTGGACGACCCGTGATCTGGCCGCGCACGTGGTGGTGCGTGAGCGCCGCCCCGACGCCGCCGGGGGCATCCTCATCAAGCAGCTCGCGTCCCGCCTGGACCGGGTGATGGAGGAGTTCGCCGCGAAGCCGTACGAGGAGCTGATCCAGCTCGTGCGGACCGGCCCGCCGCGTTTCTCGCCCTTCTCCCTCAAGCAGATCGACGAGGCCTCGAACACGATCGAGTTCTACGTCCACGCCGAGGACATCCGCCGGGCGCAGCCCGAGTGGACCCCGCGTGAGCTCGACCATGTCTTCCAGGACGCCCTGTGGTCCCGTCTGGAGCGCACCTCGCGCCTCATGGGCCGTGGCTCCCCCACGGGTCTGGTCCTGCGCCGTCCCGACGGCCGGACGGCGGTGGCCCATCGCGGCACCCCGGTGGTCACCGTCACCGGTGAGCCCTCCGAGCTGCTGCTGTTCCTGTACGGCCGCCAGCAGGTGGCCGAAGTGGAGCTGGACGGCGAGAAGGACGCGATCGCCAAGCTGCACGAGACGAAGCAGCTGGGGATCTGA
- the hisH gene encoding imidazole glycerol phosphate synthase subunit HisH yields the protein MELSTASRNNASKKVVVFDYGFGNVRSAERALARTGAEVEITRDFDKAMNADGLLVPGVGAFAACMKGLKEARGDWIIDRRLSGGRPVMGICVGMQILFARGIEHGVETEGLDEWPGAVEPLQAEIVPHMGWNTVDAPAGTELFAGLDADARFYFVHSYAVHDWTLETHNPTLTTPKVTWSTHGKPFVAAVENGALWATQFHPEKSGDAGAQLLNNWIGTL from the coding sequence GTGGAATTGAGCACCGCGTCCAGGAACAACGCGTCCAAGAAGGTCGTCGTCTTCGACTACGGCTTCGGCAACGTGAGGTCCGCCGAGCGCGCCCTCGCACGCACCGGCGCCGAGGTCGAGATAACCCGTGACTTCGACAAGGCCATGAACGCCGACGGGCTGCTGGTCCCCGGCGTCGGCGCCTTCGCCGCCTGCATGAAGGGCCTCAAGGAGGCCCGCGGCGACTGGATCATCGACCGGCGCCTCTCCGGCGGCCGCCCGGTGATGGGCATCTGCGTCGGGATGCAGATCCTGTTCGCACGCGGCATCGAACACGGCGTGGAGACCGAGGGCCTCGACGAGTGGCCCGGCGCGGTCGAACCGCTCCAGGCCGAGATCGTGCCCCACATGGGCTGGAACACCGTCGACGCCCCCGCCGGCACCGAGCTGTTCGCCGGCCTCGACGCCGACGCCCGCTTCTACTTCGTGCACTCCTACGCCGTCCACGACTGGACCCTGGAGACGCACAACCCGACCCTCACCACGCCCAAGGTCACCTGGTCCACGCACGGCAAGCCGTTCGTGGCGGCCGTGGAGAACGGCGCCCTGTGGGCCACGCAGTTCCACCCCGAGAAGTCCGGCGACGCCGGAGCGCAGCTGCTGAACAACTGGATCGGAACCCTGTAG
- the hisI gene encoding phosphoribosyl-AMP cyclohydrolase, whose translation MTSTPSSSSPLGPGDPTGPGTPSALDPEIAARLKRGADGLLPAIAQQYDTGEVLMLGWMDDEALHRTLTTGRCTYWSRSRREYWVKGDTSGHFQWVKSVALDCDADTVLVKVDQIGAACHTGDRTCFDEDVLKAVEGAPGAADSDVPTQDQ comes from the coding sequence ATGACCAGCACGCCGTCCTCCAGCAGCCCCCTCGGTCCCGGAGACCCCACCGGCCCCGGCACCCCCAGTGCGCTGGACCCCGAGATCGCCGCCCGCCTCAAGCGCGGCGCCGACGGGCTCCTGCCCGCCATCGCCCAGCAGTACGACACCGGTGAGGTGCTCATGCTCGGCTGGATGGACGACGAGGCCCTGCACCGCACCCTCACCACCGGGCGCTGCACCTACTGGTCGCGCAGCCGCCGCGAGTACTGGGTCAAGGGCGACACCTCCGGCCACTTCCAGTGGGTGAAGTCCGTCGCCCTGGACTGCGACGCCGACACCGTCCTCGTCAAGGTCGACCAGATCGGCGCCGCCTGCCACACCGGCGACCGCACCTGCTTCGACGAGGACGTGCTCAAAGCCGTGGAAGGCGCCCCGGGCGCCGCCGATTCCGACGTACCGACACAGGATCAGTAA
- a CDS encoding histidinol-phosphate transaminase produces MSFGIDDLPVRDELRGKSPYGAPQLDVPVRLNTNENPYPLPEPLVERITERVREAARNLNRYPDRDAVELRTRLAAYLTDTSGHQVGLANVWAANGSNEVIQQLLQTFGGPGRSAIGFEPSYSMHGLISRGTGTEWISGPRNDDFTIDLAAAQKAIAEHRPDVVFITTPNNPTGTAVPAETVLALYEAAQAAKPSLVVVDEAYIEFSHGDSLLPLIEGRPNLVVSRTMSKAFGAAGLRLGYLAAHPAVVDAVQLVRLPYHLSAVTQATALAALEHTGTLLKYVEQLKSERDRLVEELLALGYEVTASDANFVQFGRFDDSHTVWQQILDRGVLVRDNGVPGWLRVTAGTPEENDAFLDAVRELKKEQNA; encoded by the coding sequence GTGAGCTTCGGAATCGACGACCTCCCCGTACGGGACGAACTGCGCGGCAAGAGCCCCTACGGCGCGCCCCAGCTCGACGTCCCCGTACGCCTGAACACCAACGAGAACCCGTACCCGCTGCCCGAGCCGCTGGTCGAACGGATCACCGAGCGGGTGCGCGAGGCGGCCCGGAACCTCAACCGCTACCCCGACCGGGACGCGGTCGAGCTGCGGACCCGGCTCGCCGCGTACCTGACGGACACCTCCGGCCACCAGGTCGGCCTCGCCAACGTGTGGGCCGCCAACGGCTCCAACGAGGTCATCCAGCAGCTGCTGCAGACCTTCGGCGGGCCCGGCCGCAGCGCCATCGGGTTCGAGCCCTCGTACTCGATGCACGGCCTGATCTCCCGAGGGACCGGCACGGAATGGATCTCCGGCCCCCGCAACGACGACTTCACGATCGATCTCGCCGCCGCCCAGAAGGCGATCGCCGAGCACCGGCCCGACGTCGTCTTCATCACCACCCCCAACAACCCCACGGGCACCGCCGTCCCGGCCGAGACCGTCCTCGCGCTGTACGAGGCCGCGCAGGCGGCGAAGCCGTCGCTCGTCGTGGTCGACGAGGCGTACATCGAGTTCAGCCACGGCGACTCGCTGCTGCCCCTCATCGAGGGCCGGCCGAACCTCGTCGTCTCGCGCACGATGTCGAAGGCGTTCGGCGCGGCCGGCCTGCGCCTCGGCTACCTCGCCGCCCACCCGGCGGTCGTGGACGCCGTCCAGCTGGTCCGGCTGCCGTACCACCTGTCGGCCGTCACCCAGGCGACCGCCCTCGCCGCCCTGGAACACACCGGCACCCTGCTGAAGTACGTCGAACAGCTGAAGTCGGAACGGGACCGGCTGGTGGAAGAGTTGCTGGCGCTCGGCTACGAGGTGACCGCGTCCGACGCCAACTTCGTGCAGTTCGGCCGCTTCGACGACTCCCACACCGTGTGGCAGCAGATCCTCGACCGGGGTGTCCTGGTCCGGGACAACGGAGTACCGGGCTGGCTCCGGGTCACCGCCGGCACCCCCGAAGAGAACGACGCGTTCCTCGACGCGGTCCGTGAACTCAAGAAGGAGCAGAACGCATGA
- the hisB gene encoding imidazoleglycerol-phosphate dehydratase HisB — protein sequence MSRVGRVERTTKETSVLVEINLDGTGKTEISTGVGFYDHMLDQLGRHGLFDLTVKTDGDLHIDSHHTIEDTALALGAAFKQALGDKVGIYRFGNCTVPLDESLAQVTVDLSGRPYLVHTEPEKMAPMIGEYDTTMTRHILESFVAQAQIALHVHVPYGRNAHHIVECQFKALARALRYASERDPRAAGILPSTKGAL from the coding sequence ATGAGCCGCGTAGGACGCGTAGAGCGGACGACGAAGGAGACGTCGGTCCTCGTCGAGATCAACCTCGACGGCACCGGCAAGACGGAGATCTCCACCGGGGTCGGCTTCTACGACCACATGCTCGACCAGCTCGGCCGCCACGGTCTGTTCGACCTCACCGTGAAGACCGACGGCGACCTGCACATCGACTCCCACCACACCATCGAGGACACCGCCCTCGCGCTGGGCGCCGCCTTCAAGCAGGCCCTCGGCGACAAGGTGGGCATCTACCGCTTCGGCAACTGCACGGTCCCGCTGGACGAGTCCCTCGCCCAGGTCACCGTCGACCTCTCCGGCCGCCCCTACCTCGTGCACACCGAGCCCGAGAAGATGGCGCCGATGATCGGCGAGTACGACACCACGATGACCCGGCACATCCTGGAGTCCTTCGTCGCCCAGGCCCAGATCGCGCTGCACGTCCACGTGCCGTACGGGCGCAATGCCCACCACATCGTCGAATGCCAGTTCAAGGCGCTCGCCCGGGCCCTGCGCTACGCCTCCGAGCGCGACCCGCGCGCCGCCGGCATCCTGCCCTCCACGAAGGGCGCGCTGTGA
- the hisD gene encoding histidinol dehydrogenase, with translation MISRIDLRGDALPEGPALRDLLPRADFDVSAALEKVRPICEAVHHRGDAALIDFAEKFDGVRLTSVRVPVEALTAALEQLDPAVRAALEESIRRARTVHRAQRRTTHTTQVVPGGTVTEKWVPVERVGLYAPGGRSVYPSSVIMNVVPAQEAGVPSIALASPAQAEFDGLPHPTILAACALLGVDEVYAAGGATAVAMFAYGTESCPPAPMVTGPGNIWVAAAKRYFTGVIGIDSEAGPTEIAVLADDTADPVHVAADLISQAEHDPLAAAVLVTDSVALADAVEKELQPQVEATKHIEDRIRPALAGRQSAIVLVDGVDEGLRVVNAYGAEHLEIQTADAAAVAERVVNAGAIFIGPWAPVSLGDYAAGSNHVLPTGGCACHSSGLSVQSFLRGIHIVDYTEDALAEVAHHVVTLAEAEDLPAHGAAIKARFGWKVPGK, from the coding sequence GTGATCTCCCGAATCGATCTGCGCGGCGACGCCCTCCCCGAGGGACCCGCCCTGCGCGACCTGCTGCCCCGAGCCGACTTCGACGTCTCGGCCGCCCTGGAGAAGGTGCGTCCGATCTGCGAGGCCGTGCATCATCGGGGCGACGCGGCGCTGATCGACTTCGCGGAGAAGTTCGACGGGGTACGCCTGACCTCCGTGCGGGTACCCGTCGAGGCCCTCACCGCGGCCCTGGAGCAGCTCGACCCGGCCGTCCGCGCGGCCCTGGAGGAGTCGATCCGGCGCGCCCGCACCGTCCACCGCGCGCAGCGCCGCACCACCCACACCACCCAGGTCGTCCCCGGCGGCACCGTCACCGAGAAGTGGGTGCCGGTCGAGCGCGTCGGCCTGTACGCCCCCGGCGGCCGGTCGGTCTACCCCTCGTCCGTGATCATGAACGTGGTCCCGGCGCAGGAGGCCGGTGTTCCGTCCATCGCCCTCGCCTCACCGGCGCAGGCCGAGTTCGACGGGCTCCCGCACCCCACGATCCTGGCCGCCTGCGCGCTGCTCGGCGTCGACGAGGTCTACGCGGCCGGCGGCGCCACCGCCGTCGCGATGTTCGCGTACGGCACCGAGTCCTGCCCGCCCGCCCCCATGGTCACCGGGCCGGGCAACATCTGGGTGGCCGCCGCCAAGCGGTACTTCACCGGCGTCATCGGCATCGACTCCGAGGCGGGCCCGACCGAGATCGCGGTCCTCGCCGACGACACCGCCGACCCGGTGCACGTCGCCGCCGACCTGATCAGCCAGGCCGAGCACGACCCGCTCGCCGCCGCCGTGCTCGTCACGGACTCCGTCGCGCTCGCCGACGCGGTCGAGAAGGAACTCCAGCCGCAGGTCGAGGCCACCAAGCACATCGAGGACCGCATCCGCCCGGCTCTCGCGGGCCGCCAGTCCGCGATCGTGCTGGTCGACGGCGTCGACGAGGGCCTGCGCGTCGTCAACGCCTACGGCGCCGAGCACCTGGAGATCCAGACGGCCGACGCCGCCGCCGTCGCCGAGCGGGTCGTCAACGCGGGCGCGATCTTCATCGGCCCCTGGGCCCCGGTCTCGCTGGGCGACTACGCGGCCGGTTCCAACCACGTGCTCCCCACCGGCGGCTGCGCCTGCCACTCCTCCGGCCTGTCCGTCCAGTCCTTCCTGCGCGGCATCCACATCGTCGACTACACCGAGGACGCGCTGGCCGAGGTCGCGCACCACGTGGTGACGCTGGCGGAGGCGGAGGACCTCCCCGCGCACGGCGCGGCGATCAAGGCAAGGTTCGGCTGGAAGGTGCCTGGCAAGTGA